The genomic region TCGTTCAGGACGGCACCGTGCCCGACCATCACGCGTTCTTCGACACGGGAGTCGTGGAAGACGGCGTTGTCGCCCACGTGTGAGCTCGCCCCGATACGGACGGGACCGACGTCACCACGGAGGACGACACCCGGCCAGACGCTCGCGTCCTCCTCGACCGTGACGTCGCCGACGAGGGTCGCGTCACGCGCCACGTAGGCGGAGTCGTGAACGTTGGGAGCCGATCCTTCGAACTCGTAGTGACGGCGGTCTACCATGCTGGGTGTCGACACGCGCCACGCTGAAAACCGTTTCCCTGAGTGACAGAGGGCGACGCGACGGGATGTGGTCGCACTCGGGAGGGGTCACGTGGGGGGCCAGACACGGTGTCGACCCGAAGCCCACCCCGTCGCCGACACAGCGCCAGCCGGTCCGGTCTCCCTACCAGCCGTGTGTCTGCGTGTTCTCGGTCCGGACTCGCGTCCCGTTCGACGCTGGTGCCGGGCGGTGTGCCCCGCCCATAACGACGCACTCCTCGGTTCAACCGGGCATAGAAGGACCCGAACGAGCCATTCGAGTGGCCCCACCCACCAATCGCGGCACATGATAACCAATAGCAATTTTTATCATAGTAACATAGTCAAATCCGTCACCCACGTATTGCGTTTTCCCTGATTTTCACCCATTAGAGGACCGTAACGTAACAATCTCGCAAAGCTTTACGTCACTAGCCCGCGTATCGTATCAACATATATTGATGAATCACTATGAGAAAACCGACGAGGGGGAGGACCGCACGGACACCACCGACGGGGGTTGGACGGTGACCGAGAGCGAGTCGACGTCGACCGAGGACGAATCGATGTCGACCGAAGGGGAAGAGTCGGCCGCAACGGGGGCTGGGGACACCGACACCGATGTCGGTCCCGAGTTCGGCCCAGTAGCCGAACAGGACACCGTCGAAGACGTGTCCGAACAGGCGGACGGGGACGCGATGGACGAGGAAGCGGCGGGTGAATCGGCAGACGCGTCCGCCACGGTTACGGAGAGTGACTCACTCGTCCCCACGGAGGAAACAGTAGACGAGCTGGAGCGCCACGAGGCCGCGACCATCCTGGAGGACGAAGAAGCCGACGCCGACGCCGACGCCGACAGCGACGAACCGTCCGAGGAGCTCGTCCGCCGCGAAGACGAGGAAGACCCCGCCGACGAGGGCGAGACGGCCGACGACGCGTCGGACGAACTCGTCGTCCGCGAGGACGACCCCGAACCGGCGGAAGACGAGGACGAGACGGAGGACCCGACCGAACTCGGCACGGAGGAGCTGGTGCTATGGGTCGAACAACAGGAGACCCTCACCAAGGACGACATCATCAAGCTCATCCTCGACGACGTGAAGGCGTACTACGACAGCGTCACGCTCGACGAGAGCTTCGCCGCGCGCCCGACGAACGAGTTCATCGACGAGCGCTGGTTCGACTTCTCGTACCTCGACGACCTCGTCGAGGTCGAGCGCTACTGGGTCAACCGCCCGTACGCGTACGTCTCCATCATGTTCTGTCCGAACCGGAAGGAGTTCCGCTACGAGGTCACGGAGGTCAAACTCGACGGCTTCGAGCGCTACGTCCGGGAGGACCTCACGCGCATCCTGCGCAACAGCCTGATGTACCACGACATCGAGTCAGAGCGCGGCCGCGAGGTCGTCTTCGAGGAGAAGTCGAAGGACATCATCGCCGAGCACGCCGCGACCGTCGAGGACGGCAGTATCTACAAGCTGCTGTACTACCTGCTGCGGGACTTCCTCGACTTCGGGAAGATAGACGCGATGATGCGCGACGAGAACCTCGAGGACATCTCGTGTGACGGTATCGACGTCCCGGTGTTCGTCTACCACGGCGACTACCGAGACCTGCGCTCGAACGTCGTCTTCGACAAGGACCGGCTGAACTCGTTCACGGTCCGGCTCGCCCAGCGCGCCGGCAAGCACATCTCCGTGTCCGACCCGCTCATCGACGCGAGCCTGCCCGACGGGTCACGCATCCAGCTCACGCTGGGCTCGGACATCGCGACCCGCGGGTCGAACTTCACCATCCGCAAGTTCGCGGAGGTGCCGTACACGCCGGTCGACCTCATCAAGTGGAACACGTTCGACGTCCACCAGATGGCGTACTTCTGGCTCGCCATCGAGAACAACAAGTCGCTCGTGTTCGCGGGCGGTACCGGGTCCGGCAAGACGACCTCGATGAACGCCATCGGGTTCTTCATCCCGCCGAACTCGAAGGTCGTCTCCATCGAGGACACCCGCGAGATCACGCTGCCCCACGACAACTGGATCCAGTCCGTCTCGCGCCCCGCCGTCACCGACGGTGGCCGCGGCGAGGTGTCGATGTACGAGCTCCTCCAGGCGTCGCTCCGGCAGCGCCCCGAGTACCTGCTCGTGGGTGAGGTCCGCACCGAACAGCGCGTCGCCCTGACGTTCTTCAACGCCATCGCGACCGGCCACACGTCGTACACGACCATCCACGCCGACTCCGTGGAGGGCGCACTCGCCCGCCTGGAGAACGCGCCGCTGTCGGTCCCGGTCCAGATGATACAGGACCTCGACGTGCTCGCCATCCAGAAGCAGATATTCACCGACGACACCCGCGTCCGCCGCAACCAGGTCATCGCCGAGGTTCACGCCAGCGACGACCTCACCGCGATAGAGACCAACGAGGTGTTCCGCTGGGACCCGCGGAGCGACGAGTACGAACGAGGCGACGAATCGCGGCTCCTCGCGGAGATCGCCGACGAACGCGGCTGGACGGCCGACGAGCTCACCGACGAGCTCGCGGTCCGGACCGAGGTCCTCAGCTTCCTCGTCGACAACGACATCACCGACTACCACGACGTCACCCGGACCATCCACACGTTCCAGCGCGACCGTGACGAGATCCTCGACGCCATCCGCGCCGACCGGCTGGACGGCGTCATCCACGCGGAGGCGCGATGAGTACCCGGGAGAGTGGAGGCGTCCAGACGCCGTTGAGCGAGGGACAGACGCCGTTGCCCGACTACGAGGTCAGCCAGTACTTCCCGCGGTCGCGGGACATGACCCCGGAGGAACGCAGCGAGCTGCGCGACCAGTACGGCGTCATCCGGACGTACTTCAAATCACGCCCCGCGAAGTACCGCGACGTCCAGCGCTGGCTGAACCAGGCCCGTATCGGGACGACCTACGACATCTACCTCACCCACAGCGCCATCCTCGCGATGGTCGGCGGTGCAGTGGGGGCGACCGTCGGGGTCCTCCTGACGTTCTGGCTCGCAAACGCCGGTATCCTCGGCGGCCTCACGTCGCCGGTCACCGCCCCTGGCGGTATCACGTCGCTGGTCTCGTCGAACCGGGTCCTGTTCGCCGGCGGTGCCTCGGCGCTGCTCCTCGGGAGTACGGTCGGAGGGTCCATCTGGGCCTTCCGGTACTACTACCCGCGGAACGTCGTCTCGAACCGCGAACGCTCCATCAACGTGGCACTCCCGCACGCCATCACGTACATGTACGCGATGAGCTACGGCGGCATGAACCTCGTCGAGGTGTTCAAGGCACTCGCGAAGTCGCACGACACCTACGGTGACGTCGCCGACGAGTTCGACATGATCGTCCGCGACATGGAGCTGTTCGGGAACGACCTGTTCACCGCGTTGCGGAACGCCCGCAACCTCACGCCGAGTGACAACCTCGAACAGTTCCTCGACGACCTCGTGAGCGTGCTCGACTCCGGTGGCGAGGTGACCTCGTTCTTCGAGGACCAGTCCAGCCACTACGCCGAGACCGCCAAGGACGAACAGGAGGAGTTCCTGGAGACGCTCTCGGTGCTCTCCGAGATATTCATCGTCGCGTTCGTCGCCGCGCCGCTGTTCATCATCGTGACGCTGATGGTCATCAGCTTCCTCGGCGGCTCGACGCTCACCCAGATGGCCGTCCTCATCTACGTGGGCCTCCCACTCGGGATGGTGGGCTTCCTGCTGCTCATCGACGTGCTCTCGGCCCCGTTCGTCCAGACGAGCGGCGTGAAGCTCGAAGAGAAGCGCGCCAGACCCATCGACACCGAGCCCGTCGAAGACGACGACCGGTTCGGTCCCTACCAGAAGGACCAGCGCCACGAGCGATTCACCGAACTCGCCCGCGACCCACTCGCGGTCGTGAAGGCGACGCCGCTCCTGTCGCTCCTGTTCACCGTCCCGGCCGCACTCGCGTTCACCGCCGCGGTCGTGTTCCAGGGCTTTGCGACCCCGTCGGTCGCCGGCTTCGAGGCCGCACCGGTCGCGGCGACGGCCCTGCTGGTCGTCCTGCCGCTGCTCATCGTGGCGATGCCGCTGTCGTACTTCCACGAACGCAAGCGCCGCCGCGAGAAGATACTCGCCGAGCGCTTCCCCGACACGCTGAACGTGCTCTCGAGTGCGAACTACATGGGCATCCCGCTCATCGACGCGCTCGACATGGTGGCTCGCTGGTCGAAGGGCGTCCTCGCAGACGAGCTCCGGCTCGTCCGCAACGACATCCACTGGAACCACGACCTCACCGAAGCACTGGTCGGTCTCGGGAACCGCCTCAAGGTACCCCACCTGACCCGCACCATCAAGCTCATCGCGGAAGGTGGCCGGTCGTCCGGCGACATGTCGAAGATCCTCGCCATCGCGGCCGAGGACACCCGCAACCGTCACCGCATCGACCGGGCCCGCCAGCGCGCGATGTCGTCGTACATCGCCATCGTGGTCATCGGGTTCCTCGTGTACCTGATGGTCATCGTGCTCATCGACGCGAGCTACTTCGGTGCCATCGCGGAGACGACCGCCGAAACGGAGAACCTCGCGGAGGCCCAGGCGGCTGGATTCGCCTCCCTGAGCAACGTCCCGCTCGACACCTACCGGGCGCTGTTCTTCCACTCCGTCATCATCATGGCGATTGGAAGTGGCATGCTCGCGGGCAAGCTCTCGGACAACGACACCCTCTCGGGGTTGAAGTACAGTATCGGCCTGACGCTCGTCGCCGTCGTGACGTTCGTCCTGGTCTGAACGAAGGGGGAGAATCAATGCAACACAACAACACCAACAATACACTCAAACTGTGGGGGGACGAGCGCGGCGTATCGCCGGTGCTCGGCGGTATCCTCATCTTCGGGCTCGCGCTGTCCCTGCTCGCACTGACGCAGGTCAGCCTCGTCCCCGCGATGAACGGCCAGATAGAGTTCGAACACAACCAGCAGGTCCAGGAGGACTTCGAGCAGCTCAACGCTGGTATCCTCGAGGTCGCCGAAGAGGGGACGCCGACCGATATCGTCATCCAACCCGGCACCCGGTACCCGGCACGGATGTTCCTCGTGAACCCCGGGCCGGCTTCCGGCCGACTCGACTCGACCACGGGAACCGGGATTCGAATCTCGAACGTCGCAGCGGTCGATCCGGACGCTGACGAGTACCTTGCTGGACTCGCGACGAGTCGCGAACTGAGCTACTCGACGAGCACCATCGCGTACACGCCCCGGTACAACAACTACGGGACCGCCCCCACGACCTACCTCGAGAACGGTATCGTGTACAACCGGTTCCCGAACGGTGCGACCACGCTGGTGACCGACGGCGCGTTCATCGACGGGAACCGCATCACCCTCGTCGCCGTCGACAGTGACCTGTCGCTGCAGTCGGTCGACTCGGAGACGCTCCGACTGGAGCCCGTCACTGGTGCAACCCAGCGACTCGCCGTGACGAACAGCGGCGGCGACCTGACCATCAGGCTCGATACGCAGCTCACCCAGACCGAGTGGGACGAACTACTCGCAGAGCCCCTGGCCAGAGGCACCGTCACCGACGTGGATGTCTCTGCTGGAACGGTGACGGTCACCCTCAAGCCGGGGACCTACACCCTGCAGGTCGCTCGCGTCTCGGTCGAGAAGTCGACGGCGAGCGAGCAACCCGCCTACATCATCAACAAGGGCGGGAGCGACCTCTACATGACCGTCGGCGGGTCAGAGACCCTCCGCGTCCAGGTCCGTGACCAGTACCACACCCCCGTCAGTGGCGTGGTCGTGAACGCGACCGACCCGGGTGTCGGCTCACTCGCCGAGAACAGCGCCGTCACCG from Haloarchaeobius sp. HME9146 harbors:
- a CDS encoding ATPase, T2SS/T4P/T4SS family, translated to MNHYEKTDEGEDRTDTTDGGWTVTESESTSTEDESMSTEGEESAATGAGDTDTDVGPEFGPVAEQDTVEDVSEQADGDAMDEEAAGESADASATVTESDSLVPTEETVDELERHEAATILEDEEADADADADSDEPSEELVRREDEEDPADEGETADDASDELVVREDDPEPAEDEDETEDPTELGTEELVLWVEQQETLTKDDIIKLILDDVKAYYDSVTLDESFAARPTNEFIDERWFDFSYLDDLVEVERYWVNRPYAYVSIMFCPNRKEFRYEVTEVKLDGFERYVREDLTRILRNSLMYHDIESERGREVVFEEKSKDIIAEHAATVEDGSIYKLLYYLLRDFLDFGKIDAMMRDENLEDISCDGIDVPVFVYHGDYRDLRSNVVFDKDRLNSFTVRLAQRAGKHISVSDPLIDASLPDGSRIQLTLGSDIATRGSNFTIRKFAEVPYTPVDLIKWNTFDVHQMAYFWLAIENNKSLVFAGGTGSGKTTSMNAIGFFIPPNSKVVSIEDTREITLPHDNWIQSVSRPAVTDGGRGEVSMYELLQASLRQRPEYLLVGEVRTEQRVALTFFNAIATGHTSYTTIHADSVEGALARLENAPLSVPVQMIQDLDVLAIQKQIFTDDTRVRRNQVIAEVHASDDLTAIETNEVFRWDPRSDEYERGDESRLLAEIADERGWTADELTDELAVRTEVLSFLVDNDITDYHDVTRTIHTFQRDRDEILDAIRADRLDGVIHAEAR
- a CDS encoding type II secretion system F family protein yields the protein MSTRESGGVQTPLSEGQTPLPDYEVSQYFPRSRDMTPEERSELRDQYGVIRTYFKSRPAKYRDVQRWLNQARIGTTYDIYLTHSAILAMVGGAVGATVGVLLTFWLANAGILGGLTSPVTAPGGITSLVSSNRVLFAGGASALLLGSTVGGSIWAFRYYYPRNVVSNRERSINVALPHAITYMYAMSYGGMNLVEVFKALAKSHDTYGDVADEFDMIVRDMELFGNDLFTALRNARNLTPSDNLEQFLDDLVSVLDSGGEVTSFFEDQSSHYAETAKDEQEEFLETLSVLSEIFIVAFVAAPLFIIVTLMVISFLGGSTLTQMAVLIYVGLPLGMVGFLLLIDVLSAPFVQTSGVKLEEKRARPIDTEPVEDDDRFGPYQKDQRHERFTELARDPLAVVKATPLLSLLFTVPAALAFTAAVVFQGFATPSVAGFEAAPVAATALLVVLPLLIVAMPLSYFHERKRRREKILAERFPDTLNVLSSANYMGIPLIDALDMVARWSKGVLADELRLVRNDIHWNHDLTEALVGLGNRLKVPHLTRTIKLIAEGGRSSGDMSKILAIAAEDTRNRHRIDRARQRAMSSYIAIVVIGFLVYLMVIVLIDASYFGAIAETTAETENLAEAQAAGFASLSNVPLDTYRALFFHSVIIMAIGSGMLAGKLSDNDTLSGLKYSIGLTLVAVVTFVLV
- a CDS encoding Ig-like domain-containing protein → MQHNNTNNTLKLWGDERGVSPVLGGILIFGLALSLLALTQVSLVPAMNGQIEFEHNQQVQEDFEQLNAGILEVAEEGTPTDIVIQPGTRYPARMFLVNPGPASGRLDSTTGTGIRISNVAAVDPDADEYLAGLATSRELSYSTSTIAYTPRYNNYGTAPTTYLENGIVYNRFPNGATTLVTDGAFIDGNRITLVAVDSDLSLQSVDSETLRLEPVTGATQRLAVTNSGGDLTIRLDTQLTQTEWDELLAEPLARGTVTDVDVSAGTVTVTLKPGTYTLQVARVSVEKSTASEQPAYIINKGGSDLYMTVGGSETLRVQVRDQYHTPVSGVVVNATDPGVGSLAENSAVTDEDGIAEFVYAAGASDGSASVNMSFGATPTSVESTEVSVKVGERNEGIGGTINPGSANTVNLQTADIIEVNTSDKKFYADLTLENRGSVDRTIDEVRVNFYSARQISNSNNRDPPLEYRIDGTGPSGSAANFTIGGDYAEPASTLGTIAKNGGTETFRFEFIGVDNKGDLANYQLEEGDYYILSIIYDDGTSATYFVTPQVP